CAAAATCTTTCTAGTAGTCCTAGGCCGCCTCCTTCCGATCCTTAAGCTGCTAAGTTCTCAGGAGTCTGCCTAGAACCACGTCTCTGTTCTACCATTTCAGCCATATTCCGCTTGTCTACCTGTAACGTTTTGTGTTGATAAGCCAGTGCACAAAGTCCTTGGCCTTCATCTTGTCCAAATATCTGGTAAAATCGCTGGTGAAGGTGCCTTCAGAATGCCGCTTGATGTTGGAAGTAAAACTCCGAGCGCTTTTTGATTCAAAAGATTGCCATCTGTTTGGGAGAGAGGGATGGGAAAAGTGAAGGAGGGTGCTGCAGTGGGATGGATACAGGGTCCTGTGGATAGCACGCTGAGTTGGCAGTTATGAATTCTGTTCCCGCCCTTGCCGCTGACTTGCTATGACAATGTAACTGTAGGTAAGTCCCATCCCTTTTGTCCTGTGTGTGTTTAGACTAAGGGTATGACTATGCTACCCAccggattggtgggtagtgattgatctatcggggattgatgtaTCGTGTCTacattgatccccgaacgcgcttccccgtcgactccagaactccaccaggatgagaggtggaagcaaagtcgatgggagaggcggccatcgatcccgcgctgcgaggacgcgaagtaagtcaatctaagataagttgacttcagctacgcttttctcgtagctgaagttgcgtattttagatcgatttccccccccccccggccccctcagtgtagaccaggcccaagttcTCCAGGGCCCAGGCAATCTCTTTCTGGATAGTATCTAGCataacagggccctgatcttggcctGAGCCTGTTGGTGCTGCCATAATACCAAAACATACATTGCTTATGCAGAGCTACACTATGTAccattaataataatacattgcTTTTCTTTAGCATGTGTCTACTGtagacctcaaagtgctttataaaggggGGCAGCATcatatccacattttacagatggggaaactgagacacggggaagtgaagtgatttgcccaaggtcccccagtaggccagtggcagagctaggagcaACCCAGCTCTCCTAAATCCCTgtccagtgctctacccactaggaCCCACTGCCTCTTAAAGTTACCCACATAATCTAAAACAGGACCCAGCACTGCATGCTCAGTGTCTTACAGGACCAAATCCATACAGCGCTAGCACTATGTGGCTCTGGTTCTTCAGGACAATATCAAGCTGTGGAGGGGTTGCAAGTCCTTTTGGAGGATCGGATTAAAATTttgaaatggtctgaagtaaatgggatggaattcaataaggacaaatgcaaagtgctccactcacgaaggaacaatcagctgtgcacatacaaaatgggaaataactgcctaggaaggagtattgcagaagggaatctgggggtcataggagatcacaagctaaatgagtcagGGTAACACTGTTgcgaaaaaagcaaacatcattctgggatgtattagcaggacaggagtgttgtaagcaagacacgaaaagtaattcttccactctgattaggcctcagctggagtattgtgtccagttttggttgacacatttcagaaaagagccggacaaattggagaaagtccagagaagagcaaccaaaatgattaaaggtctagaaaacacaatctatgagggaagattgaaacaaatgggtttgtttagtctggaggtgactgagggaggacatgagaacagttttcaggtacataaaaagttgttacaaggaggagggagagagagagagagagagtgttttccttaacctctgaggctagaacaagaagcaacgggcttaaatggcagcaagggaggtttaggttcagACGTTAGGAAAAACGTCCTAACTGTCAAGATAGttgaacactggaataaatttgcctacggaggttgtggaatatctgtaactggagatttttaagagcaggtgagACCAacacctgtcaaaaaatgatctagataatacttaaccccatgccatgagtgcaggggactggactagatgaccttgcaaggtccttTCCCATCCTATGATCACTAGGCTCCTAGATGATACTGCAGCGCCTAATAATATGGTCCATATTCTCTGTTCCTTTCCCAATACACCTCATCATCTTATTCACGTTTTCATCTGCTGCCCATCGTAATATGCCGTACTATTGCCTGGCAGCAAAGCCAAATAAAACAGAGTAATTGACATTATTAAGCGGTATCTGATGGGTCGCATTTGTGTTCTCTCCACCTACTTCAGCCCAGGACCACCAACCCACGGTGTACTTGTCAGTCTCAGATGCACCTTACCTAGACTCATTGGACAAATCGTTGAGAACAGTCTGCCAGCTGGCTGGGATCAACACCACGATTACTAGTCCATATAGGTAGAGCCACTGTATGCTTTTCATTTGGCCTTCTGTACAAGACAATAACACCCAAGGTTACCATTTGCCAACAAATGAAATCCAGCCTTAGCTGGATGAATCACAACACAAGTAATTTTACAGTGCATTTCCAGCATTTTGATGGGTGGAAAATTAGATCCTAGGACCTGAATACCTATAGGCATATATAATGGTTAATCAAAAGTACATGATTACAAGAAAACAGCTGTATATTTCAAAGACTCGTTTTTAAGGTAATAAATCTTACCCTGCACTCCtgtctatatggtccccattaccACAGCAGCCAGCTGAGCACCtcaatctttagtgtatttttttatatatataatacacacacacacacacacactttagaaGATCTAATTAATAATGGTTCAAAGATTTGAAactggggtgctggaacaatttttatgggggggggttgctgagagccaatgaaccaaattataaaccctgtatatgatggaatccacttcaagaCAGGGGGTATAGCAGCACCCCCTGGATCCATACTTCCAGCCCCAACATTTGAAATTGCTCATATCCCCATATCTTCCTTTAGCTGGTCACTTCTAGGACAATAACACATCACTGAAGCAAGTAAATCAGACCATTTCCTGAGCAGGTTAGTCAAAATCCAAATGATTATTTGATATATAGTTTAAAAACCTCCCTAGTTTCATGAATAATTTAGAATTTTTAATCCTTTCCCTACCATCAGATACATCACCCTGACTTTACTTCTTCAAAGTGCTGAAACTGGCTACTGAGAAGGGGGAAAAGGCTTACCTTGCACAAGAACCAATGCTCTCCTAAAATCAGAATCTTTGTTTTCCTTGTACAAACCGGTTGTGGCTAAACTCTGCTCCTCACCGGTGCTTTTAAGCTTGTTAGCAAGATGCTAAAAGATGACAGGTGGGTCACTGGTACTCCTGTTTTTAGTTGCATGGGTCATTATGAATCATTacatggtgtttttttttttaagtggatctGTTGCAAAAAATAGTTgccgcattttttttttttacgtacGCCTTCAGCAacgtgtttttttacagtgctcgGACCAATCAAGCTACCTATCAATTTTTCCCTTGTAGATAAACTAGTCCCTTATTGCCACAACACATCCTATGTGGAGAAATGATTTCTGAGCCTGCAGGGTTTCTGTTCCAAACACCTTTCTGCTCAAGTGAAAAGAAAAGAGCCAGagtgccaaagaaacccaccccATTGTGGGACATAAATACTTAAATTGACAATTTTCCTTAATCTCTGGAAGATCAGCCATGAATCTCAAATAACTGTAAGATGGATTTGACACAATGTGTAGGGGTCCTTCCTGGCTCATGAGTTTGCATCCTAGGCGCTCTTGAAATATAAACGGATGAGGAATCTCACTGTCTCACAATGACTTGCTTAAATTAAAGTCCTGGACTGAACTTGTCTACTGAGGATGAACTTTCCATCCCAAGCCCTATTTTGGCCACCTCTAACTTCCCCTGAAACAACAGGCTAGATGcttggctggtgtaaactggcatcacTCTGATTTTGATGGAGCAATGCAGGACCAGATGCTCAGCTAATTTGCTTTGCTGCTTCAGCTAATTTGAATCAGCATCTTTTGATTTGGTGCTTGTTCTCAGACCAGCTCTGGGGAATATTTTGGAGTTAATCAGACCAGCTTGCTTTGATAGCTGTGTCCTGGGGAAAGGACACTGTTTTTCCTTCTGTGAAAATTGTTCTAATCATTTCTATATCACTGAAGGTAGAGAAGGAAAACTGTTAGAGTcgtccagtccagccccctgtcagGGCATTATTATCCCATATGGTCTCTGCCCCTGCCAATGTGTGAATGCTGCACTAGTCTTTTGCCGTGAAAAATTCTGCACAGGCAACATTTGCTGCAAATCCTTTTAACCTCCTCCAGCAGGAAATCTGTTTAGGCGGTGGGGTAACTGGGAGCAACTTTACACCCCATCTGCAGCCCTTTATGCTGTCAGGTTATTCATCCCCTACCCaggactcatagaatatcagggttggaagggacctcaggaggtcatctagtccaatcccctgctcaaagcaggaccaatccccagactcaCCCCCccccgatccctaaatggccccctcaaggattgaatttacaaccctgggtttagcaggccaaatgCTCCCCCGCaatgagctatccttccccccaggagtcaggggagctgctgggagatACCAGTGCCCCAGGCAGAAAGTAGGTGTCGGTGCCTGCATTGCATCCCGGGATGCTCTTCATTGTTGCCATTTGAAGGAGCTGTCCCCTGGCTTTGAAGGGAGTGAGGCAGATGCAGGTTTCCTCTCTGGGAAAGCCAGGGCGGAGAGACCTCTGTCTGAGAGTTTTCAGCTCTAGCATTAAACACTGGCAGAGAATTTCTGTTGCCTggaattcctggagatttcctATTACCCCTGCGACCTAGGTCAGCCTGGGACTCGACTCTACACCCTCTTTCCCTAAGACCCGGGCCTGTCGGACGCCCTTTTTGTCTCATTTCCCTGATCTCCCAGTCCCAGGTTGATTACAATGCTGTTCTGGAGCAAATGTTTGAATGGTGGAACTCCAGTGGGAATTAGAATTTTCACCACCTCTTTAGAGCTGTGTAAACTGGAGTCCAACTTTATTGGTCCTCCAGATCTATGGACCGTGTTACATACCTTTTTTAACCAATAGATGGCGCTCTTTATATAAACTACCGGCATGTAATCATGTGTGGAAATGGCCAGAATTTTTTTGGCTGGAACTTTCCTTCCCAGCccgcttctccctcccccaccaaaaagcaaGATTCAGCAATACAAAAATTCACAAGACATTTCTGTTGACTTTTGCCAAATTGCTGGAATTTGTTtacgttgggggggggggattgttcgttgcaggaaaaacaaacaaaaacatcagAATGTTTCGtctaaatatttgaaaatgaagctttttgattttttgttttaaaatgaacttGAATTTAAATTTTTAACAAACGACAAATGTCCAAAATCGAAACAAAATGGTTTTGATATTGCTGCAACAAAACAGTTCACTGGAccagaaatgaattttttttttctcgtCTTTGACTTGCCAGAAAATTTcaatattttcctttttggtcTGGCCGTAAATcgatttattttttcccctcgaCTACTCAAAATTGCCAAACAAACTGATTGCTTTGGGTAAGCAGGAATTTCAGAGTTTAGCAAGGGAAGGATTAAAAGAGAAAAGGCAAGAATTATGCACCAAGGAGGGACGAGGAAGAAGATTCTATGAAGCATGCCCCCCAAAATAGAGGGTAACATGCAACTCTAAAGCTCTgacaggaggagggatagctcagtggtttgagcattggcctgctaaacccagggttgtgagttcaatacttgagggggccgct
The DNA window shown above is from Mauremys reevesii isolate NIE-2019 linkage group 25, ASM1616193v1, whole genome shotgun sequence and carries:
- the LOC120391290 gene encoding pro-glucagon-like, producing the protein MKSIQWLYLYGLVIVVLIPASWQTVLNDLSNESRWQSFESKSARSFTSNIKRHSEGTFTSDFTRYLDKMKAKDFVHWLINTKRYSSTKRYIKGDHDIISFPSDHSPFRSD